From a single Brassica oleracea var. oleracea cultivar TO1000 chromosome C5, BOL, whole genome shotgun sequence genomic region:
- the LOC106295836 gene encoding pentatricopeptide repeat-containing protein At1g04840 gives MKSLYVLFKPKPSSPAKISFPTVHRSSPDESHFIPLIHSCKDIASLRRVYAQILRRSLLTSRVASQLLSCSSLLKSPDYTLSIFRYSKEKNLFVFNALIRGLTENARFECSLRHFIMMLRLGVRPDRLTFPFVLKSNSKLGFRWLGKALHAATVKDCVDCDSFVRVSLVDMYGKTKGLKYAYQVFDESPERIKKEGVLLWNVLINGYCRAKDMQTAATLFGSMPERNSGSWSTLIKGYVDSGELNRAKQCFELMPEKNVVSLTTLINGFSQNDEYETAISIYFEMVEKGMKPNEYTVAAVLSACSKSGALESGIRVHGYVLDNGFKLDRAIGTALVDMYAKCGEVDCAANVFSNMGDKDILSWTAMIQGWAVHGRFQQAILCFREMMYSGEKPDEVVFLAVLTACLNSGEVDLGINFFDSMRLDYAIEPTLKHYVVVVDLLGRAGKLNEAHELIESMPIKPDLTTWAALYRACKAHNSNRKGEMVSQNLVEIDTELRGSYIFLAEAKGKHQDVEKRRLPLQKMVKERCKGWSYIEVDGQLNKFVAGDDSHKQAQEIRLKLEEIVSLAVERGYIPGGDWSIHDIEEEEKENVTGIHSEKLALALGLLRTAPGTVIRIVKNLRICGDCHSLMKYVSRIKQREILLRDARQFHHFKEGSCSCGDYW, from the coding sequence ATGAAATCACTTTATGTTCTGTTCAAACCGAAGCCTTCTTCTCCCGCCAAAATATCTTTTCCGACCGTTCATCGATCCTCACCGGACGAGTCTCACTTCATACCTCTGATTCACTCCTGCAAAGACATAGCAAGTCTCCGCCGCGTCTACGCTCAGATCCTCCGCCGCAGCCTTCTCACAAGCCGCGTCGCTTCTCAGCTACTCTCTTGCTCTTCTCTTCTCAAGTCCCCTGATTACACCCTCTCGATCTTCAGATACTCGAAAGAGAAGAATCTCTTCGTTTTCAACGCTTTGATTCGCGGTTTGACGGAGAACGCACGTTTCGAATGTTCACTTCGTCATTTCATTATGATGCTAAGGCTTGGTGTGAGACCTGATCGGCTAACTTTCCCGTTTGTGCTTAAATCGAATTCGAAATTAGGGTTTAGGTGGTTAGGTAAGGCTCTTCACGCCGCGACGGTGAAGGATTGCGTTGACTGTGATTCCTTTGTTAGAGTGTCTTTGGTTGATATGTACGGTAAGACTAAAGGGTTAAAGTACGCGTACCAAGTGTTCGACGAAAGTCCTGAGAGAATCAAAAAGGAGGGTGTTTTGCTTTGGAATGTTTTGATCAATGGGTATTGTCGAGCCAAGGATATGCAAACGGCTGCAACGCTTTTCGGGTCCATGCCGGAGAGAAATTCAGGATCTTGGAGTACTTTGATCAAGGGCTATGTCGATAGCGGCGAGCTGAACAGAGCAAAGCAGTGTTTTGAGTTGATGCCAGAGAAGAATGTGGTTTCTTTGACGACGTTGATCAATGGGTTTTCTCAGAATGATGAATATGAGACTGCGATTTCGATTTATTTTGAGATGGTGGAGAAGGGTATGAAGCCTAATGAGTACACAGTTGCTGCTGTGCTCTCTGCGTGTTCGAAATCTGGTGCGCTTGAATCAGGAATACGAGTTCATGGATATGTTTTGGACAATGGGTTTAAATTGGATAGAGCTATAGGGACAGCTCTGGTAGATATGTATGCAAAATGTGGGGAAGTTGACTGTGCGGCTAATGTGTTCAGTAATATGGGGGATAAGGATATTCTTTCCTGGACGGCTATGATCCAAGGTTGGGCGGTCCATGGACGGTTTCAACAGGCTATCCTTTGTTTCAGAGAAATGATGTATTCAGGAGAGAAGCCAGACGAAGTTGTGTTTCTTGCGGTTCTAACTGCATGTTTGAACTCAGGCGAAGTAGATTTGGGAATCAATTTCTTCGACAGCATGAGGCTTGACTATGCGATTGAGCCCACGCTGAAGCACTATGTGGTAGTCGTTGATCTGTTAGGTAGAGCAGGGAAGCTGAACGAAGCACATGAGCTCATAGAAAGTATGCCGATAAAGCCTGATCTCACGACGTGGGCTGCACTCTATCGTGCTTGCAAGGCGCACAACAGTAATAGAAAGGGCGAAATGGTGTCGCAAAATCTTGTGGAGATTGATACAGAGCTTCGGGGTAGTTATATTTTCTTAGCAGAAGCTAAGGGGAAGCATCAAGATGTAGAGAAAAGAAGATTACCTTTGCAGAAGATGGTCAAAGAAAGATGCAAGGGATGGAGTTACATCGAAGTGGACGGTCAGCTGAACAAATTTGTAGCTGGTGATGATTCTCATAAGCAAGCACAAGAGATACGTTTGAAGCTTGAGGAGATCGTATCGCTTGCTGTTGAGAGAGGATACATTCCGGGAGGTGATTGGTCGATTCATGACATTGAAGAAGAAGAGAAGGAGAATGTTACAGGAATCCATAGTGAAAAACTGGCTCTTGCACTGGGGCTTCTTAGAACTGCTCCTGGAACGGTGATAAGGATCGTTAAGAACCTTAGAATCTGCGGAGATTGTCATTCTTTAATGAAGTATGTTAGTAGGATCAAGCAACGAGAAATTCTACTGAGAGATGCAAGACAGTTTCATCATTTCAAAGAAGGAAGTTGTTCATGTGGTGATTATTGGTGA
- the LOC106293768 gene encoding high mobility group B protein 15 produces the protein MASSSCLKQGSVPMNNIHVTPEATYEAVVADAKLFVATLERLHSRLGTKFMVPIIGGKDLDLHKLFKEVTSRGGISKIVNERRWKEVTATFVFPPTATNASFVLRKYYFSLLKNYEQLYFFRSNVQTPPPDILQNPSAAGPGLVIRPPQEPLALTYTPQPRINSSDLPGGSSNGPIVNGVIDGKCEDAYLVTVKMGSEELRGVLYELAPQQSHVVSLNNANTQGIAGGVTKRRRRRKKSEIKRRDPAHPKPNRSGYNFFFAEQHARLKPLNPGKDREISRTIGELWNKLNDQEKSVYQGKAMEDKERYRAEMEEYREKLRTGQMISNAVPLQERVPEQNVEMAEAEGDVLMEEVEEEDEDGDSSGSGESLSHPSDPEVEEPSLNPLGLNLHPNSTEMVVVAPKEKAGDAVMVAEQN, from the exons ATGGCATCAAGCTCTTGTCTTAAGCAAGGATCAGTTCCAATGAACAATATTCACGTTACCCCTGAAGCAACGTATGAAGCTGTGGTCGCAGATGCCAAGCTCTTCGTGGCAACGTTAGAAAGGCTTCATTCTCGCTTGGGAACTAAATTCAT GGTTCCTATCATAGGAGGGAAAGATTTGGACTTGCACAAGCTTTTCAAGGAGGTAACATCTCGTGGTGGAATCAGTAAG ATAGTTAATGAAAGGAGATGGAAAGAAGTAACTGCCACATTTGTCTTTCCTCCAACAGCAACAAACGCATCTTTTGTCCTGCGCAAATACTACTTCTCCCTTCTTAAGAACTATGAGCAACTCTACTTCTTTAGATCTAATGTCCAGACCCCTCCTCCAG ACATTCTTCAGAACCCATCTGCTGCTGGACCAGGACTTGTGATAAGACCTCCGCAAGAGCCTCTAGCTTTAACCTATACACCACAACCAAGGATCAACTCTAGTGATCTCCCTGGAG GTTCTTCAAATGGTCCAATTGTGAATGGAGTGATCGATGGGAAATGCGAAGATGCTTATCTTGTAACTGTAAAGATGGGATCAGAGGAGCTCAGAGGAGTTCTCTACGAGCTGGCTCCACAACAGAGTCATGTTGTTTCCCTCAACAATGCCAATACTCAGGGGATTGCTGGAGGAGTGACTAAACGCCGCAGGAGAAGAAAGAAGTCAGAGATCAAGAGACGTGACCCTGCTCATCCTAAGCCCAACAGAAGCGGCTACAACTTCTTTTTCGCGGAGCAGCACGCTAGGCTGAAGCCGCTTAACCCTGGTAAGGACAGGGAGATCAGCAGGACGATCGGTGAGCTTTGGAACAAGCTCAATGATCAAGAGAAGTCGGTTTACCAAGGGAAGGCGATGGAGGATAAAGAGAGGTATCGAGCTGAGATGGAGGAGTATAGAGAGAAGCTTAGGACGGGGCAGATGATAAGTAACGCTGTTCCGTTGCAGGAGAGGGTTCCAGAGCAGAACGTAGAGATGGCTGAAGCTGAAGGTGATGTTCTGATGGAAGAAGTCGAAGAAGAGGATGAAGATGGTGATTCAAGTGGTTCAGGGGAAAGCCTTAGCCACCCTTCTGATCCTGAAGTGGAGGAGCCATCTTTGAATCCTTTAGGTCTGAACCTACACCCTAATTCGACTGAGATGGTGGTGGTGGCTCCTAAGGAGAAAGCCGGCGATGCTGTGATGGTTGCTGAGCAGAACTGA
- the LOC106295837 gene encoding caldesmon: MAGVSLKCGDCGALLKSVEEAQEHAELTSHSNFAESTEAVLNLVCTACSKPCRSKTESDLHTKRTGHTEFVDKTTETVKPISLEAAPKQPAMEIDNADGSSGSGDAAEEMVVPEVDQKILEELEGMGFPKARATRALHYSGNASLEAAVNWVVEHENDPDVDEFPKVPANSKVGPPKPALTPEEVKMKAQELKERARKKKEEEEKRMEREREKERIRIGKELLEAKRMEEDNERKRIILLRKAEKEEERRAREKIRQKVEEDKAERRRKLGLPAEDPAAAKPSVPVVEEKKSSLPIRPATKTEQMRECLRSLKQAHKEDDAKVKRAFQTLLTYLGNVAKNPDEEKFRKIRLTNQTFQDRVGSLRGGIEFMELCGFEKMEGGEFLFLPRDKIDPAIINSAGTELNSAINNPFFGVL; encoded by the exons ATGGCAGGAGTATCGCTCAAGTGCGGTGATTGTGGTGCGCTGCTGAAGTCCGTGGAGGAGGCTCAGGAGCATGCGGAGCTCACCTCTCACTCCAATTTCGCCGAGTCCACTGAGGCGGTGCTCAATCTCGTTTGCACTGCTTGCAGCAAGCCTTGCCGCTCTAAAACC GAAAGCGATTTGCATACGAAGAGAACAGGGCATACTGAGTTTGTGGATAAGACAACGGAGACGGTAAAACCAATCAGCTTGGAAGCAGCTCCTAAGCAGCCTGCTATGGAGATTGACAACGCTGATGGTTCTAGCGGTAGTGGAGATGCTGCTGAAG AGATGGTTGTTCCAGAGGTTGACCAAAAAATACTCGAGGAACTTGAAGGGATGGGTTTCCCTAAAGCTCGTGCTACCCGAGCACTCCACTACTCTG GTAATGCCAGTCTCGAGGCTGCAGTTAATTGGGTGGTGGAGCATGAGAATGATCCTGACGTTGATGAATTTCCAAAG GTACCTGCCAACTCTAAAGTTGGGCCTCCTAAACCTGCTCTTACGCCGGAAGAAGTGAAGATGAAAGCACAAGAACTAAA GGAACGTGCGCGGAAGAAGAAAGAAGAGGAAGAAAAACGGATGGAGCGTGAAAGAGAGAAG GAGCGAATTAGGATTGGCAAAGAACTCCTAGAAGCAAAGCGGATGGAAGAAGATAACGAAAGAAAACG TATAATCCTTTTGCGTAAAGCCGAGAAAGAAGAAGAAAGACGGGCTAGGGAAAAGATCCGTCAAAAAGTTGAAGAAGACAAG GCTGAAAGAAGGCGGAAACTAGGACTGCCTGCTGAAGATCCTGCGGCTGCAAAACCTTCAGTGCCAGTTGTGGAGGAGAAGAAG AGTTCACTGCCTATTAGACCCGCCACTAAGACTGAACAAATGAGAGAATGCTTGAGGTCGCTTAAGCAAGCCCACAAG GAGGATGATGCTAAAGTGAAGAGAGCGTTCCAGACTCTGCTGACTTACCTGGGAAATGTCGCTAAGAATCCAGATGAAGAGAAATTCCGGAAAATTAGACTCACCAACCAAACATTTCAG GATAGGGTTGGTTCGCTGAGAGGAGGCATAGAGTTCATGGAGCTATGTGGGTTTGAGAAAATGGAAGGAGGAGAGTTCTTGTTCTTACCAAGGGACAAGATAGATCCAGCCATTATCAACTCAGCTGGAACAGAGCTCAATTCCGCCATCAACAACCCTTTCTTTGGAGTTCTTTAA